One Tenebrio molitor chromosome 2, icTenMoli1.1, whole genome shotgun sequence genomic region harbors:
- the LOC138123036 gene encoding serine-rich adhesin for platelets-like isoform X2, translating into MKSILLLTFVLYKVLARVNVTTITLPNTTLEPLFSSTPAGVRTLSNETFTNSLDRASTPIHLSNTTVTLSNLTSSGANVGNITTPRSSSETTTLPSIVLSNITRTLSDPALTETNSLEANTLPSVVISNITTTFTDTTPTEATTLSDTRILSTEFSNTTSLPTSAEPTILNGTLLTPINSSSNASEPDFGNVTTSTDNLETTTLSSAAPTEATTLSDTSTSEANSFIQTLRDINGTTNSTEISILSSKEISNTTTISSVPTSIETTTFNGTSTTKISSSIQTTSEPVVGNVTPPSDSSETTTLSSAVLSKITTTLSNPTPTEATTLSDTSTSEANSFIQTLRDINGTTNSTEISILSSKEISNTTTISSVPTSIETTTFNGTSTTKISSSIQTTSESVVGNVTTPSDSSETTTLSSAVLSKITTTLSNPTPTEATTLSDTSTSEANSFIQTLRDINGTTNSTEISILSSKEISNTTTISSVPTSIETTTFNGTSTTKISSSIQTTSEPVVGNVTTPSESSETTTLSSAVLSKITTTLSNPTPTEATTLGDTSTSEANSFIQTLRDINGTTKSTEISILSSKEISNTTTISFVPTSIETTTFNGTSTTKISSSIQTTSEPVVGNVTTPSDSSETTTLSSAVLSKITTTLSNPTPTEASDTSTSEANSSVQNSRDFNNTNSTKTSILSSGEYSSTTTISSIPTSIEITTFDDDMLNTKNVSSVQTTSEPITVKNKSPSNNSETTIELSTENANTSFSISSITAITTLISTNNTPSSSPTPILFPTTVQTSPSSLTQSTTVTPLVPPSNSTNDTSVPVDLSPPENINSTSLPLITTPSQTPGSSTNPTLPSGSTSAVPENVTSSNTTSTEPPKDSGAILILTRYLLCITMFLICFN; encoded by the exons ATGAAGTCAATTCTCCTGCTGACG tttgtgTTGTACAAAGTTTTGGCACGAGTTAATGTAACAACAATTACATTACCAA ATACTACTCTCGAACCACTATTTTCTTCTACACCAGCGGGTGTAAGAACTCTAAGCAATGAAACTTTTACAAATAGTTTGGACAGAGCATCAACGCCGATACACCTCTCAAACACAACAGTTACTCTTTCAAATCTTACTTCATCTGGAGCGA ATGTTGGTAATATTACGACACCTAGAAGCAGTTCAGAAACAACCACGTTACCATCTATAGTGCTTTCAAATATaacaagaacactttcagatCCTGCTCTAACAGAAACAA ATAGTTTAGAGGCAAATACATTGCCATCTGTAGTAATTTCAAATATAACAACAACATTTACGGATACTACTCCGACAGAAGCaa CCACTTTGAGTGATACTCGTATATTATCTACAGAATTTTCAAATACAACTTCTCTTCCTACTTCAGCTGAACCAA CAATTCTCAATGGTACGTTGTTAACTCCAATAAATTCTTCTTCTAATGCATCCGAACCTG ATTTTGGTAATGTTACGACATCTACAGACAATTTAGAAACAACCACATTGTCATCTGCAGCTCCAACAGAAGCAA cCACTTTAAGTGATACTTCAACTTCAGAGGCAAATTCTTTTATTCAGACTTTACGAGATATTAACGGTACTACGAACAGTACCGAAATATCTATTCTGTCATCtaaagaaatttcaaataCAACAACAATATCTTCTGTTCCCACTTCAATTGAAACAA CAACTTTCAATGGTACCTCAACTACAAAAATATCCTCCTCAATTCAGACTACATCCGAACCTG TTGTTGGCAATGTTACGCCACCTTCAGACAGTTCAGAAACAACCACATTGTCATCTGCAGTGctttcaaaaataacaacaacacTTTCGAATCCTACTCCAACAGAAGCAA CCACTTTAAGTGATACTTCAACTTCAGAGGCAAATTCTTTTATTCAGACTTTACGAGATATTAACGGTACTACGAACAGTACAGAAATTTCTATTCTGTCATCtaaagaaatttcaaataCAACAACAATATCTTCTGTTCCCACTTCAATTGAAACAA CAACTTTCAATGGTACCTCAACTACAAAAATATCCTCCTCAATTCAGACTACATCCGAATCTG TTGTTGGCAATGTTACGACACCTTCAGACAGTTCAGAAACAACCACATTGTCATCTGCAGTGctttcaaaaataacaacaacacTTTCGAATCCTACTCCAACAGAAGCAA cCACTTTAAGTGATACTTCAACTTCAGAGGCAAATTCTTTTATTCAGACTTTACGAGATATTAACGGTACTACGAACAGTACCGAAATATCTATTCTGTCATCtaaagaaatttcaaataCAACAACAATATCTTCTGTTCCCACTTCAATTGAAACAA CAACTTTCAATGGTACCTCAACTACAAAAATATCCTCCTCAATTCAGACTACATCCGAACCTG TTGTTGGCAATGTTACGACACCTTCAGAAAGTTCAGAAACAACCACATTGTCATCTGCAGTGctttcaaaaataacaacaacacTTTCGAATCCTACTCCAACAGAAGCAA cCACTTTAGGTGATACTTCAACTTCAGAGGCAAATTCTTTTATTCAGACTTTACGAGATATTAACGGTACTACGAAGAGTACAGAAATTTCTATTCTGTCATCtaaagaaatttcaaataCAACAACAATATCTTTTGTTCCCACTTCAATTGAAACAA CAACTTTCAATGGTACCTCAACTACAAAAATATCCTCCTCAATTCAGACTACATCCGAACCTG TTGTTGGCAATGTTACGACACCTTCAGACAGTTCAGAAACAACCACATTGTCATCTGCAGTGctttcaaaaataacaacaacacTTTCGAATCCTACTCCAACAGAAGCAA GTGATACGTCAACTTCAGAGGCAAATTCTTCTGTTCAGAATTCACGAGATTTTAACAATACGAACAGTACAAAAACTTCTATTCTGTCATCTGGAGAATATTCAAGTACAACAACAATATCTTCTATTCCCACTTCAATCGAAATAA CAACTTTCGATGATGATAtgttaaatacaaaaaatgtctCTTCTGTTCAGACAACATCAGAACCTA TTACTGTAAAGAATAAATCTCCTTCGAATAATTCAGAAACCACAATAGAGCTCTCAACAGAAAACGCAAATACAAGTTTCTCCATTTCTTCAATAACTGCAATAACAACACTAA tATCTACGAACAATACACCATCTTCATCACCAACTCCAATTCTCTTTCCAACAACAGTTCAAACAAGTCCTTCAAGCTTAACCCAATCGA CAACTGTGACTCCATTAGTTCCTCCTTCCA atAGTACTAATGATACGTCAGTTCCGGTAGACCTTTCACCACCAGAAAATATCAATAGTACCTCACTTCCTCTGATTACTACACCATCACAAACTCCCGGTTCATCAACAA ATCCTACGTTACCTTCAGGTAGTACTAGCGCAGTTCCAGAAAACGTCACCTCTTCAAATACTACCAGTACGGAACCTCCAAAAGATAGTGGAGCAATTCTTATTCTAACAAGATATCTTCTATGCATTACCatgtttttaatctgttttaaTTGA
- the LOC138123036 gene encoding uncharacterized protein isoform X13: MKSILLLTFVLYKVLARVNVTTITLPNTTLEPLFSSTPAGVRTLSNETFTNSLDRASTPIHLSNTTVTLSNLTSSGANVGNITTPRSSSETTTLPSIVLSNITRTLSDPALTETNSLEANTLPSVVISNITTTFTDTTPTEATTLSDTRILSTEFSNTTSLPTSAEPTILNGTLLTPINSSSNASEPDFGNVTTSTDNLETTTLSSAAPTEATTLSDTSTSEANSFIQTLRDINGTTNSTEISILSSKEISNTTTISSVPTSIETTTFNGTSTTKISSSIQTTSEPVVGNVTPPSDSSETTTLSSAVLSKITTTLSNPTPTEATTLSDTSTSEANSFIQTLRDINGTTNSTEISILSSKEISNTTTISSVPTSIETTTFNGTSTTKISSSIQTTSESVVGNVTTPSDSSETTTLSSAVLSKITTTLSNPTPTEATTLSDTSTSEANSFIQTLRDINGTTNSTEISILSSKEISNTTTISSVPTSIETTTFNGTSTTKISSSIQTTSEPVVGNVTTPSESSETTTLSSAVLSKITTTLSNPTPTEATTLGDTSTSEANSFIQTLRDINGTTKSTEISILSSKEISNTTTISFVPTSIETTTFNGTSTTKISSSIQTTSEPVSTNNTPSSSPTPILFPTTVQTSPSSLTQSTTVTPLVPPSNSTNDTSVPVDLSPPENINSTSLPLITTPSQTPGSSTNPTLPSGSTSAVPENVTSSNTTSTEPPKDSGAILILTRYLLCITMFLICFN, translated from the exons ATGAAGTCAATTCTCCTGCTGACG tttgtgTTGTACAAAGTTTTGGCACGAGTTAATGTAACAACAATTACATTACCAA ATACTACTCTCGAACCACTATTTTCTTCTACACCAGCGGGTGTAAGAACTCTAAGCAATGAAACTTTTACAAATAGTTTGGACAGAGCATCAACGCCGATACACCTCTCAAACACAACAGTTACTCTTTCAAATCTTACTTCATCTGGAGCGA ATGTTGGTAATATTACGACACCTAGAAGCAGTTCAGAAACAACCACGTTACCATCTATAGTGCTTTCAAATATaacaagaacactttcagatCCTGCTCTAACAGAAACAA ATAGTTTAGAGGCAAATACATTGCCATCTGTAGTAATTTCAAATATAACAACAACATTTACGGATACTACTCCGACAGAAGCaa CCACTTTGAGTGATACTCGTATATTATCTACAGAATTTTCAAATACAACTTCTCTTCCTACTTCAGCTGAACCAA CAATTCTCAATGGTACGTTGTTAACTCCAATAAATTCTTCTTCTAATGCATCCGAACCTG ATTTTGGTAATGTTACGACATCTACAGACAATTTAGAAACAACCACATTGTCATCTGCAGCTCCAACAGAAGCAA cCACTTTAAGTGATACTTCAACTTCAGAGGCAAATTCTTTTATTCAGACTTTACGAGATATTAACGGTACTACGAACAGTACCGAAATATCTATTCTGTCATCtaaagaaatttcaaataCAACAACAATATCTTCTGTTCCCACTTCAATTGAAACAA CAACTTTCAATGGTACCTCAACTACAAAAATATCCTCCTCAATTCAGACTACATCCGAACCTG TTGTTGGCAATGTTACGCCACCTTCAGACAGTTCAGAAACAACCACATTGTCATCTGCAGTGctttcaaaaataacaacaacacTTTCGAATCCTACTCCAACAGAAGCAA CCACTTTAAGTGATACTTCAACTTCAGAGGCAAATTCTTTTATTCAGACTTTACGAGATATTAACGGTACTACGAACAGTACAGAAATTTCTATTCTGTCATCtaaagaaatttcaaataCAACAACAATATCTTCTGTTCCCACTTCAATTGAAACAA CAACTTTCAATGGTACCTCAACTACAAAAATATCCTCCTCAATTCAGACTACATCCGAATCTG TTGTTGGCAATGTTACGACACCTTCAGACAGTTCAGAAACAACCACATTGTCATCTGCAGTGctttcaaaaataacaacaacacTTTCGAATCCTACTCCAACAGAAGCAA cCACTTTAAGTGATACTTCAACTTCAGAGGCAAATTCTTTTATTCAGACTTTACGAGATATTAACGGTACTACGAACAGTACCGAAATATCTATTCTGTCATCtaaagaaatttcaaataCAACAACAATATCTTCTGTTCCCACTTCAATTGAAACAA CAACTTTCAATGGTACCTCAACTACAAAAATATCCTCCTCAATTCAGACTACATCCGAACCTG TTGTTGGCAATGTTACGACACCTTCAGAAAGTTCAGAAACAACCACATTGTCATCTGCAGTGctttcaaaaataacaacaacacTTTCGAATCCTACTCCAACAGAAGCAA cCACTTTAGGTGATACTTCAACTTCAGAGGCAAATTCTTTTATTCAGACTTTACGAGATATTAACGGTACTACGAAGAGTACAGAAATTTCTATTCTGTCATCtaaagaaatttcaaataCAACAACAATATCTTTTGTTCCCACTTCAATTGAAACAA CAACTTTCAATGGTACCTCAACTACAAAAATATCCTCCTCAATTCAGACTACATCCGAACCTG tATCTACGAACAATACACCATCTTCATCACCAACTCCAATTCTCTTTCCAACAACAGTTCAAACAAGTCCTTCAAGCTTAACCCAATCGA CAACTGTGACTCCATTAGTTCCTCCTTCCA atAGTACTAATGATACGTCAGTTCCGGTAGACCTTTCACCACCAGAAAATATCAATAGTACCTCACTTCCTCTGATTACTACACCATCACAAACTCCCGGTTCATCAACAA ATCCTACGTTACCTTCAGGTAGTACTAGCGCAGTTCCAGAAAACGTCACCTCTTCAAATACTACCAGTACGGAACCTCCAAAAGATAGTGGAGCAATTCTTATTCTAACAAGATATCTTCTATGCATTACCatgtttttaatctgttttaaTTGA
- the LOC138123036 gene encoding uncharacterized protein isoform X10 — MKSILLLTFVLYKVLARVNVTTITLPNTTLEPLFSSTPAGVRTLSNETFTNSLDRASTPIHLSNTTVTLSNLTSSGANVGNITTPRSSSETTTLPSIVLSNITRTLSDPALTETNSLEANTLPSVVISNITTTFTDTTPTEATTLSDTRILSTEFSNTTSLPTSAEPTILNGTLLTPINSSSNASEPDFGNVTTSTDNLETTTLSSAAPTEATTLSDTSTSEANSFIQTLRDINGTTNSTEISILSSKEISNTTTISSVPTSIETTTFNGTSTTKISSSIQTTSEPVVGNVTPPSDSSETTTLSSAVLSKITTTLSNPTPTEATTLSDTSTSEANSFIQTLRDINGTTNSTEISILSSKEISNTTTISSVPTSIETTTFNGTSTTKISSSIQTTSESVVGNVTTPSDSSETTTLSSAVLSKITTTLSNPTPTEATTLSDTSTSEANSFIQTLRDINGTTNSTEISILSSKEISNTTTISSVPTSIETTTFNGTSTTKISSSIQTTSEPVVGNVTTPSESSETTTLSSAVLSKITTTLSNPTPTEATTLGDTSTSEANSFIQTLRDINGTTKSTEISILSSKEISNTTTISFVPTSIETTTFNGTSTTKISSSIQTTSEPVTVKNKSPSNNSETTIELSTENANTSFSISSITAITTLISTNNTPSSSPTPILFPTTVQTSPSSLTQSTTVTPLVPPSNSTNDTSVPVDLSPPENINSTSLPLITTPSQTPGSSTNPTLPSGSTSAVPENVTSSNTTSTEPPKDSGAILILTRYLLCITMFLICFN; from the exons ATGAAGTCAATTCTCCTGCTGACG tttgtgTTGTACAAAGTTTTGGCACGAGTTAATGTAACAACAATTACATTACCAA ATACTACTCTCGAACCACTATTTTCTTCTACACCAGCGGGTGTAAGAACTCTAAGCAATGAAACTTTTACAAATAGTTTGGACAGAGCATCAACGCCGATACACCTCTCAAACACAACAGTTACTCTTTCAAATCTTACTTCATCTGGAGCGA ATGTTGGTAATATTACGACACCTAGAAGCAGTTCAGAAACAACCACGTTACCATCTATAGTGCTTTCAAATATaacaagaacactttcagatCCTGCTCTAACAGAAACAA ATAGTTTAGAGGCAAATACATTGCCATCTGTAGTAATTTCAAATATAACAACAACATTTACGGATACTACTCCGACAGAAGCaa CCACTTTGAGTGATACTCGTATATTATCTACAGAATTTTCAAATACAACTTCTCTTCCTACTTCAGCTGAACCAA CAATTCTCAATGGTACGTTGTTAACTCCAATAAATTCTTCTTCTAATGCATCCGAACCTG ATTTTGGTAATGTTACGACATCTACAGACAATTTAGAAACAACCACATTGTCATCTGCAGCTCCAACAGAAGCAA cCACTTTAAGTGATACTTCAACTTCAGAGGCAAATTCTTTTATTCAGACTTTACGAGATATTAACGGTACTACGAACAGTACCGAAATATCTATTCTGTCATCtaaagaaatttcaaataCAACAACAATATCTTCTGTTCCCACTTCAATTGAAACAA CAACTTTCAATGGTACCTCAACTACAAAAATATCCTCCTCAATTCAGACTACATCCGAACCTG TTGTTGGCAATGTTACGCCACCTTCAGACAGTTCAGAAACAACCACATTGTCATCTGCAGTGctttcaaaaataacaacaacacTTTCGAATCCTACTCCAACAGAAGCAA CCACTTTAAGTGATACTTCAACTTCAGAGGCAAATTCTTTTATTCAGACTTTACGAGATATTAACGGTACTACGAACAGTACAGAAATTTCTATTCTGTCATCtaaagaaatttcaaataCAACAACAATATCTTCTGTTCCCACTTCAATTGAAACAA CAACTTTCAATGGTACCTCAACTACAAAAATATCCTCCTCAATTCAGACTACATCCGAATCTG TTGTTGGCAATGTTACGACACCTTCAGACAGTTCAGAAACAACCACATTGTCATCTGCAGTGctttcaaaaataacaacaacacTTTCGAATCCTACTCCAACAGAAGCAA cCACTTTAAGTGATACTTCAACTTCAGAGGCAAATTCTTTTATTCAGACTTTACGAGATATTAACGGTACTACGAACAGTACCGAAATATCTATTCTGTCATCtaaagaaatttcaaataCAACAACAATATCTTCTGTTCCCACTTCAATTGAAACAA CAACTTTCAATGGTACCTCAACTACAAAAATATCCTCCTCAATTCAGACTACATCCGAACCTG TTGTTGGCAATGTTACGACACCTTCAGAAAGTTCAGAAACAACCACATTGTCATCTGCAGTGctttcaaaaataacaacaacacTTTCGAATCCTACTCCAACAGAAGCAA cCACTTTAGGTGATACTTCAACTTCAGAGGCAAATTCTTTTATTCAGACTTTACGAGATATTAACGGTACTACGAAGAGTACAGAAATTTCTATTCTGTCATCtaaagaaatttcaaataCAACAACAATATCTTTTGTTCCCACTTCAATTGAAACAA CAACTTTCAATGGTACCTCAACTACAAAAATATCCTCCTCAATTCAGACTACATCCGAACCTG TTACTGTAAAGAATAAATCTCCTTCGAATAATTCAGAAACCACAATAGAGCTCTCAACAGAAAACGCAAATACAAGTTTCTCCATTTCTTCAATAACTGCAATAACAACACTAA tATCTACGAACAATACACCATCTTCATCACCAACTCCAATTCTCTTTCCAACAACAGTTCAAACAAGTCCTTCAAGCTTAACCCAATCGA CAACTGTGACTCCATTAGTTCCTCCTTCCA atAGTACTAATGATACGTCAGTTCCGGTAGACCTTTCACCACCAGAAAATATCAATAGTACCTCACTTCCTCTGATTACTACACCATCACAAACTCCCGGTTCATCAACAA ATCCTACGTTACCTTCAGGTAGTACTAGCGCAGTTCCAGAAAACGTCACCTCTTCAAATACTACCAGTACGGAACCTCCAAAAGATAGTGGAGCAATTCTTATTCTAACAAGATATCTTCTATGCATTACCatgtttttaatctgttttaaTTGA
- the LOC138123036 gene encoding uncharacterized protein isoform X9, whose translation MKSILLLTFVLYKVLARVNVTTITLPNTTLEPLFSSTPAGVRTLSNETFTNSLDRASTPIHLSNTTVTLSNLTSSGANVGNITTPRSSSETTTLPSIVLSNITRTLSDPALTETNSLEANTLPSVVISNITTTFTDTTPTEATTLSDTRILSTEFSNTTSLPTSAEPTILNGTLLTPINSSSNASEPDFGNVTTSTDNLETTTLSSAAPTEATTLSDTSTSEANSFIQTLRDINGTTNSTEISILSSKEISNTTTISSVPTSIETTTFNGTSTTKISSSIQTTSEPVVGNVTPPSDSSETTTLSSAVLSKITTTLSNPTPTEATTLSDTSTSEANSFIQTLRDINGTTNSTEISILSSKEISNTTTISSVPTSIETTTFNGTSTTKISSSIQTTSESVVGNVTTPSDSSETTTLSSAVLSKITTTLSNPTPTEATTLSDTSTSEANSFIQTLRDINGTTNSTEISILSSKEISNTTTISSVPTSIETTTFNGTSTTKISSSIQTTSEPVVGNVTTPSESSETTTLSSAVLSKITTTLSNPTPTEATTLGDTSTSEANSFIQTLRDINGTTKSTEISILSSKEISNTTTISFVPTSIETIVGNVTTPSDSSETTTLSSAVLSKITTTLSNPTPTEAITVKNKSPSNNSETTIELSTENANTSFSISSITAITTLISTNNTPSSSPTPILFPTTVQTSPSSLTQSTTVTPLVPPSNSTNDTSVPVDLSPPENINSTSLPLITTPSQTPGSSTNPTLPSGSTSAVPENVTSSNTTSTEPPKDSGAILILTRYLLCITMFLICFN comes from the exons ATGAAGTCAATTCTCCTGCTGACG tttgtgTTGTACAAAGTTTTGGCACGAGTTAATGTAACAACAATTACATTACCAA ATACTACTCTCGAACCACTATTTTCTTCTACACCAGCGGGTGTAAGAACTCTAAGCAATGAAACTTTTACAAATAGTTTGGACAGAGCATCAACGCCGATACACCTCTCAAACACAACAGTTACTCTTTCAAATCTTACTTCATCTGGAGCGA ATGTTGGTAATATTACGACACCTAGAAGCAGTTCAGAAACAACCACGTTACCATCTATAGTGCTTTCAAATATaacaagaacactttcagatCCTGCTCTAACAGAAACAA ATAGTTTAGAGGCAAATACATTGCCATCTGTAGTAATTTCAAATATAACAACAACATTTACGGATACTACTCCGACAGAAGCaa CCACTTTGAGTGATACTCGTATATTATCTACAGAATTTTCAAATACAACTTCTCTTCCTACTTCAGCTGAACCAA CAATTCTCAATGGTACGTTGTTAACTCCAATAAATTCTTCTTCTAATGCATCCGAACCTG ATTTTGGTAATGTTACGACATCTACAGACAATTTAGAAACAACCACATTGTCATCTGCAGCTCCAACAGAAGCAA cCACTTTAAGTGATACTTCAACTTCAGAGGCAAATTCTTTTATTCAGACTTTACGAGATATTAACGGTACTACGAACAGTACCGAAATATCTATTCTGTCATCtaaagaaatttcaaataCAACAACAATATCTTCTGTTCCCACTTCAATTGAAACAA CAACTTTCAATGGTACCTCAACTACAAAAATATCCTCCTCAATTCAGACTACATCCGAACCTG TTGTTGGCAATGTTACGCCACCTTCAGACAGTTCAGAAACAACCACATTGTCATCTGCAGTGctttcaaaaataacaacaacacTTTCGAATCCTACTCCAACAGAAGCAA CCACTTTAAGTGATACTTCAACTTCAGAGGCAAATTCTTTTATTCAGACTTTACGAGATATTAACGGTACTACGAACAGTACAGAAATTTCTATTCTGTCATCtaaagaaatttcaaataCAACAACAATATCTTCTGTTCCCACTTCAATTGAAACAA CAACTTTCAATGGTACCTCAACTACAAAAATATCCTCCTCAATTCAGACTACATCCGAATCTG TTGTTGGCAATGTTACGACACCTTCAGACAGTTCAGAAACAACCACATTGTCATCTGCAGTGctttcaaaaataacaacaacacTTTCGAATCCTACTCCAACAGAAGCAA cCACTTTAAGTGATACTTCAACTTCAGAGGCAAATTCTTTTATTCAGACTTTACGAGATATTAACGGTACTACGAACAGTACCGAAATATCTATTCTGTCATCtaaagaaatttcaaataCAACAACAATATCTTCTGTTCCCACTTCAATTGAAACAA CAACTTTCAATGGTACCTCAACTACAAAAATATCCTCCTCAATTCAGACTACATCCGAACCTG TTGTTGGCAATGTTACGACACCTTCAGAAAGTTCAGAAACAACCACATTGTCATCTGCAGTGctttcaaaaataacaacaacacTTTCGAATCCTACTCCAACAGAAGCAA cCACTTTAGGTGATACTTCAACTTCAGAGGCAAATTCTTTTATTCAGACTTTACGAGATATTAACGGTACTACGAAGAGTACAGAAATTTCTATTCTGTCATCtaaagaaatttcaaataCAACAACAATATCTTTTGTTCCCACTTCAATTGAAACAA TTGTTGGCAATGTTACGACACCTTCAGACAGTTCAGAAACAACCACATTGTCATCTGCAGTGctttcaaaaataacaacaacacTTTCGAATCCTACTCCAACAGAAGCAA TTACTGTAAAGAATAAATCTCCTTCGAATAATTCAGAAACCACAATAGAGCTCTCAACAGAAAACGCAAATACAAGTTTCTCCATTTCTTCAATAACTGCAATAACAACACTAA tATCTACGAACAATACACCATCTTCATCACCAACTCCAATTCTCTTTCCAACAACAGTTCAAACAAGTCCTTCAAGCTTAACCCAATCGA CAACTGTGACTCCATTAGTTCCTCCTTCCA atAGTACTAATGATACGTCAGTTCCGGTAGACCTTTCACCACCAGAAAATATCAATAGTACCTCACTTCCTCTGATTACTACACCATCACAAACTCCCGGTTCATCAACAA ATCCTACGTTACCTTCAGGTAGTACTAGCGCAGTTCCAGAAAACGTCACCTCTTCAAATACTACCAGTACGGAACCTCCAAAAGATAGTGGAGCAATTCTTATTCTAACAAGATATCTTCTATGCATTACCatgtttttaatctgttttaaTTGA